In a genomic window of Saccharothrix sp. HUAS TT1:
- a CDS encoding YbaB/EbfC family nucleoid-associated protein yields MNPERVIADLEATARDLSDRSRGLRDRLRRVEATQRSADGVVTVTVAPNGSLRHIEFSPDVTGCSPARLGEVVLETVRQAQAQAARQVVASVEPQFAGTAAMRFLVGSAPPAAAEPELPLPRSLWAPADDPEAGTAPR; encoded by the coding sequence GTGAACCCGGAACGTGTGATTGCTGACCTCGAAGCTACTGCGCGTGACCTGTCCGACCGGTCGCGCGGGCTGCGGGACCGGCTCCGGCGCGTCGAGGCCACCCAGCGGTCGGCGGACGGCGTGGTGACGGTGACGGTCGCGCCGAACGGGTCGCTGCGGCACATCGAGTTCTCGCCGGACGTGACCGGGTGCTCGCCCGCCCGGCTCGGCGAGGTCGTGCTGGAGACGGTGCGGCAGGCGCAGGCGCAGGCCGCGCGGCAGGTCGTGGCGAGCGTGGAGCCGCAGTTCGCCGGCACCGCCGCGATGCGGTTCCTGGTGGGCTCGGCGCCGCCGGCGGCGGCGGAACCCGAGCTGCCCCTGCCGCGCAGCCTGTGGGCGCCCGCTGACGACCCCGAGGCCGGGACGGCCCCTCGGTGA
- a CDS encoding ABC transporter ATP-binding protein → MIEFRDVTKRFDDGTTAVNSLDLVVEAGTITVFVGPSGCGKTTSLRMVNRMIDPTSGTVLVDGRDVLGVDPPTLRRGIGYVIQQAGLFPHRTVLDNVATVPLLTGWTRRRARERAAELLELVGLPAELGRRYPAQLSGGQQQRVGVARALAADPPVLLMDEPFSAVDPVVREGLQDELLRLQAELDKTIVFVTHDIDEAIRIGEKVAVMRTGGHLAQYAPPAELLTRPADDFVAGFVGKDRGYRSLSFVDSSGVEVAEAPTVAEGGSSAGAGSSSDWRLVVDADRRPQGWVAPDSSVVPGGSLYEVGASIRGALDAALSSPSGLGVAVDAEGRLAGVVTARQVLDVIESRRG, encoded by the coding sequence GTGATCGAGTTCCGCGACGTCACCAAGCGGTTCGACGACGGGACCACCGCGGTGAACAGCCTGGACCTGGTGGTCGAGGCAGGCACGATCACCGTCTTCGTCGGACCGTCCGGGTGCGGCAAGACCACGTCGCTGCGCATGGTGAACCGGATGATCGACCCGACGTCGGGCACCGTCCTGGTGGACGGTCGCGACGTGCTCGGGGTGGACCCGCCCACGCTGCGGCGCGGCATCGGGTACGTCATCCAGCAGGCGGGCCTGTTCCCGCACCGGACCGTGCTGGACAACGTCGCCACCGTGCCGCTGCTCACCGGCTGGACGCGCCGCAGGGCCAGGGAGCGGGCCGCCGAGCTGCTGGAGCTGGTCGGCCTGCCCGCCGAACTCGGCCGCCGCTACCCGGCGCAGCTCTCCGGCGGCCAGCAGCAGCGCGTCGGCGTGGCGCGCGCGCTGGCCGCGGACCCGCCGGTGCTGCTGATGGACGAGCCGTTCAGCGCGGTCGACCCGGTGGTGCGCGAAGGGCTCCAGGACGAGCTGCTGCGGCTCCAGGCCGAGCTGGACAAGACCATCGTGTTCGTCACGCACGACATCGACGAGGCCATCCGGATCGGCGAGAAGGTCGCGGTGATGCGCACCGGCGGCCACCTCGCCCAGTACGCGCCGCCCGCCGAGCTGCTGACCCGGCCCGCGGACGACTTCGTGGCGGGCTTCGTCGGCAAGGACCGCGGCTACCGCAGTCTGTCCTTTGTGGACTCATCGGGCGTCGAGGTGGCGGAGGCGCCGACGGTCGCCGAGGGCGGGTCCTCCGCCGGGGCCGGGTCTTCTTCGGACTGGCGGCTGGTGGTGGACGCGGACCGGCGGCCGCAGGGCTGGGTCGCGCCGGACTCGTCGGTGGTGCCGGGCGGCTCGCTGTACGAGGTGGGCGCGTCGATCCGGGGCGCGCTGGACGCCGCGCTGTCCTCCCCGTCCGGGTTGGGCGTCGCGGTGGACGCCGAGGGCAGGCTGGCCGGCGTCGTGACCGCGCGGCAGGTGCTGGACGTGATCGAGAGCCGCCGTGGGTGA
- a CDS encoding dTDP-4-dehydrorhamnose 3,5-epimerase family protein, translated as MQARELKISGAFEFTPSVFPDDRGLFVAPYQEAVFAEAVGHPLKVAQTNHSESKRGVIRGLHYADTPPGQAKYVHCPRGRFLDVVVDLRVGSPTFGEWEAVEVSAEAFNSVYLPEGMGHALMALEDGTVASYLCSVGFNPKAEHAVHPLSMDLPWPTGVTPLLSPKDAAAPTFEEARDGGLLPSYDECVSWYAKLRG; from the coding sequence ATGCAGGCACGTGAGTTGAAAATTTCCGGCGCTTTCGAGTTCACCCCTTCGGTGTTCCCCGATGACCGCGGATTGTTCGTCGCGCCATACCAGGAAGCGGTGTTCGCCGAAGCCGTCGGCCACCCGTTGAAGGTCGCCCAGACCAACCACAGCGAGTCCAAGCGCGGCGTGATCCGCGGGCTGCACTACGCCGACACCCCGCCGGGGCAGGCGAAGTACGTGCACTGCCCGCGCGGGCGGTTCCTGGACGTGGTGGTGGACCTGCGCGTCGGTTCGCCGACGTTCGGCGAGTGGGAGGCGGTGGAGGTGTCGGCGGAGGCGTTCAACTCCGTGTACCTGCCCGAGGGGATGGGCCACGCGCTGATGGCGCTGGAGGACGGCACGGTCGCGTCGTACCTGTGCTCGGTCGGCTTCAACCCGAAGGCCGAGCACGCGGTCCACCCGCTGTCGATGGACCTGCCGTGGCCGACCGGCGTGACGCCGCTGCTGTCGCCGAAGGACGCCGCCGCGCCGACGTTCGAGGAGGCCCGCGACGGCGGGCTGCTGCCGTCGTACGACGAGTGCGTGTCCTGGTACGCGAAGCTGCGCGGGTAG
- a CDS encoding histidine phosphatase family protein, producing the protein MTSHVYLLRHGQTEWSESGRHTGTTDVPLTGTGVQQARRAGAVLARLRATDLPPALVLSSPRQRAWRTAELAGLHDVERTEQLAEWDYGDYDGLTTPQIRETVPGWTVWTHPVPHGELADQVHARAVAVLERARQALPGGDVVLVGHGHFSRVLIATWLGLPPSEGVHFGLDPAGTTVLGEERGDPQVRRLNVPAWEVDVD; encoded by the coding sequence GTGACCTCACACGTCTACCTGCTCCGGCACGGGCAAACCGAGTGGTCCGAGAGCGGGCGGCACACGGGGACGACCGATGTGCCGCTGACCGGGACCGGTGTGCAGCAGGCCCGCCGCGCGGGCGCCGTGCTGGCCCGCCTGCGCGCCACCGACCTGCCGCCCGCGCTGGTGCTGTCGAGCCCGCGCCAACGCGCCTGGCGCACGGCCGAGCTGGCCGGGCTGCACGACGTCGAGCGCACCGAGCAGCTGGCCGAGTGGGACTACGGCGACTACGACGGCCTGACCACGCCGCAGATCCGCGAGACCGTTCCGGGCTGGACGGTCTGGACCCACCCGGTGCCGCACGGCGAGTTGGCGGACCAGGTGCACGCGCGCGCCGTCGCGGTGCTGGAGCGGGCGCGGCAGGCGTTGCCGGGCGGGGACGTGGTGCTGGTCGGGCACGGGCACTTCAGCCGCGTGCTGATCGCCACCTGGCTGGGCCTGCCGCCGAGCGAGGGTGTCCACTTCGGACTGGACCCGGCCGGCACGACGGTGCTCGGCGAGGAGCGCGGCGACCCGCAGGTCCGCCGGCTGAACGTCCCGGCCTGGGAGGTCGACGTTGACTGA
- a CDS encoding NADP-dependent malic enzyme: MTTELSDEEIFRAHEGGKLAIGATASLADPRALSIAYTPGVARVSRAIAEDAALAAKYTWAHRLVAVVSDGTAVLGLGDIGPSASLPVMEGKAALFKTFGGLDSIPLVLNTTDVDEIVETLVRLRPSFGAVNLEDVAAPRCFELEARLIEALDVPVMHDDQHGTAVVVLAALRGANTVLGKDAANQRVVISGAGAAGVACAKILLAAGVGEVTVVDSRGIVHVGRDALNPVKAQLAEVTNGSGLRGGIAEALRGADVFVGVSSSKVPEELIASMADDAVVFALSNPDPEVHPDVAGRHAAVVATGRSDFPNQINNVLAFPGIFRGALDAGARKITEGMKLAAADAIAAVAADDLAVDRIVPSALDPRVGPEVAAAVALAARQDGVA; this comes from the coding sequence ATGACCACCGAATTGAGCGACGAGGAAATCTTCCGCGCTCACGAAGGCGGAAAGCTGGCCATCGGCGCGACCGCGTCCCTGGCCGACCCGCGCGCCCTCTCCATCGCCTACACCCCCGGCGTCGCCAGGGTCAGCCGGGCCATCGCCGAGGACGCCGCGCTGGCCGCCAAGTACACCTGGGCGCACCGCCTGGTCGCCGTGGTCAGCGACGGCACCGCCGTGCTCGGCCTCGGCGACATCGGCCCGAGCGCGTCGCTGCCCGTGATGGAGGGCAAGGCGGCGCTGTTCAAGACCTTCGGCGGCCTCGACTCCATCCCGCTGGTGCTGAACACCACGGACGTGGACGAGATCGTGGAGACCCTGGTCCGGCTGCGCCCGTCGTTCGGCGCGGTCAACCTGGAGGACGTCGCCGCGCCGCGCTGCTTCGAGCTGGAGGCCCGGCTGATCGAGGCCCTGGACGTGCCGGTCATGCACGACGACCAGCACGGCACCGCGGTCGTCGTGCTGGCGGCCCTGCGCGGCGCGAACACCGTGCTCGGCAAGGACGCGGCGAACCAGCGCGTGGTCATCTCCGGCGCGGGCGCGGCCGGTGTGGCGTGCGCGAAGATCCTGCTGGCCGCGGGCGTCGGCGAGGTGACCGTGGTCGACTCGCGCGGCATCGTGCACGTCGGCCGGGACGCGCTCAACCCGGTGAAGGCGCAGCTGGCCGAGGTCACCAACGGCAGCGGCCTGCGCGGCGGGATCGCCGAGGCGCTGCGCGGCGCGGACGTGTTCGTCGGCGTCTCGTCGTCCAAGGTGCCCGAGGAGCTGATCGCGAGCATGGCCGACGACGCCGTCGTGTTCGCCCTCTCCAACCCCGACCCCGAGGTGCACCCCGACGTCGCCGGGCGGCACGCCGCCGTCGTCGCGACCGGTCGCAGCGACTTCCCGAACCAGATCAACAACGTCCTCGCGTTCCCCGGCATCTTCCGCGGCGCGCTGGACGCGGGCGCCCGGAAGATCACCGAGGGGATGAAGCTGGCCGCCGCCGACGCCATCGCGGCGGTCGCCGCGGACGACCTCGCGGTCGACCGGATCGTGCCCAGCGCCCTCGACCCGCGGGTCGGGCCGGAAGTCGCCGCCGCCGTGGCCTTGGCAGCCCGGCAGGACGGAGTAGCCTGA
- the sodN gene encoding superoxide dismutase, Ni — protein sequence MRLLSRIRSLRRPLLEATAHCDLPCGVYDPAQARIEAESVKAIQEKYQANEDPEFRSRAILIKEQRSELVKHHLWVLWTDYFKPPHFEKYPELHDLFNRATKAAGASGAKGSMDPAKGQELLDLIAQIDKIFWETKAAA from the coding sequence ATGCGACTTCTGTCGCGCATCCGTTCACTCCGCCGCCCGCTCCTGGAGGCCACCGCGCACTGCGACCTCCCGTGCGGTGTTTACGACCCGGCCCAGGCCCGGATCGAGGCCGAGTCGGTCAAGGCGATTCAGGAGAAGTACCAGGCGAACGAGGACCCCGAGTTCCGCTCCCGCGCCATCCTGATCAAGGAGCAGCGGTCGGAACTCGTGAAGCACCACCTGTGGGTGCTGTGGACCGACTACTTCAAGCCGCCGCACTTCGAGAAGTACCCGGAGCTGCACGACTTGTTCAACCGGGCCACCAAGGCGGCCGGCGCGTCCGGCGCCAAGGGTTCCATGGACCCCGCCAAGGGCCAGGAACTGCTCGACCTGATCGCCCAGATCGACAAGATCTTCTGGGAGACCAAGGCCGCGGCCTGA
- a CDS encoding bis-aminopropyl spermidine synthase family protein, with protein MVRALLAERGPHARELRRVLDLLAGDWHALAELVRLPAVPRRTVQELLTAVGDDLETSGDRHRLAPGKAADYAEFRVRGDLADPLAEPVSRHAEQLRSISADIAAVPPPLAALDHVQATAETALKRALWLDATYDLDGRTLLCLGDHDLTSLAVCAVNPAVDVVVVDVDDRLLEYVSNRAAERGWPVRTVHADFRFGLPPAVLESADLVFSDPPYTPEGMALFAGRAIECLADPGRGRVLLAHGFSDRTPALGLKVQQELQRLGLVFEAILPAFHRFDGAQAIGSAADLYVCRPTSRRSASPSSAARTAIYTHGPQSVEASGPGSTALAALVDLAPRPESSPPPKPRAPGWADPIGKGAASLAVDLSGDPGPWLLRTLLACSPGRMAALVPNNHPNVSSAAGQRELTSLVDTRFALRFLRSTPDGKHCVVVADQVLAGTLDVGGLAVREVLMRAHGKLGNVWREALVTATHGALTKREARERIGEHDDLELRLIDLPRHRIAALLPLIRASAS; from the coding sequence ATGGTGCGAGCACTCCTCGCCGAACGGGGTCCGCACGCCCGCGAGCTGCGGCGCGTGCTCGACCTGCTGGCCGGCGACTGGCACGCGTTGGCCGAATTGGTTCGGCTTCCCGCTGTGCCGCGGCGAACGGTGCAGGAGCTGTTGACAGCGGTCGGTGACGACCTGGAGACCAGCGGCGACCGGCACCGGCTCGCGCCGGGCAAGGCCGCCGACTACGCGGAGTTCCGCGTGCGCGGCGACCTGGCCGACCCGCTGGCCGAGCCGGTGTCGCGGCACGCCGAGCAGCTGCGGTCGATCTCGGCGGACATCGCGGCCGTGCCACCGCCGCTGGCCGCGCTGGACCACGTGCAGGCGACGGCGGAAACGGCGTTGAAGCGCGCGCTGTGGCTCGACGCGACCTACGACCTGGACGGGCGCACGCTGCTGTGCCTGGGCGACCACGACCTCACGTCGCTCGCGGTGTGCGCGGTGAACCCGGCCGTCGACGTCGTCGTGGTCGACGTGGACGACCGGTTGCTGGAGTACGTCTCGAACCGCGCGGCGGAGCGCGGGTGGCCGGTGCGGACGGTGCACGCGGACTTCCGGTTCGGCCTGCCGCCCGCCGTGCTGGAGTCGGCGGACCTCGTGTTCAGCGACCCGCCGTACACGCCGGAGGGCATGGCGCTGTTCGCCGGCCGGGCCATCGAGTGCCTGGCGGACCCCGGCCGGGGCCGGGTGCTGCTCGCGCACGGGTTCAGCGACCGGACGCCCGCGCTGGGGTTGAAGGTGCAGCAGGAGCTGCAGCGCCTCGGGCTGGTGTTCGAGGCGATCCTGCCCGCGTTCCACCGGTTCGACGGCGCGCAGGCCATCGGCAGCGCGGCCGACCTGTACGTGTGCCGGCCGACGTCCCGGCGCTCGGCCTCGCCCTCGTCGGCGGCCAGGACCGCCATCTACACGCACGGCCCGCAGTCCGTCGAGGCGTCCGGTCCGGGCTCGACGGCGTTGGCCGCCCTGGTCGACCTCGCCCCGCGACCGGAGTCCTCACCGCCGCCGAAGCCGCGCGCGCCGGGGTGGGCCGACCCGATCGGCAAGGGCGCGGCGTCGCTGGCGGTCGACCTGTCGGGCGACCCCGGGCCGTGGCTGCTGCGGACGCTGCTGGCGTGCTCGCCCGGCCGGATGGCGGCCCTGGTGCCCAACAACCACCCGAACGTGTCGTCGGCGGCGGGTCAGCGGGAGCTGACGTCGTTGGTGGACACCAGGTTCGCGCTGCGGTTCCTGCGGTCCACTCCGGACGGCAAGCACTGCGTGGTGGTGGCCGACCAGGTGCTGGCGGGCACGCTGGACGTCGGCGGGTTGGCGGTGCGGGAGGTGTTGATGCGCGCGCACGGCAAGCTGGGCAACGTGTGGCGCGAGGCGCTGGTCACCGCCACGCACGGCGCGTTGACCAAGCGGGAGGCCAGGGAGCGGATCGGCGAGCACGACGACCTGGAGCTGCGGCTGATCGACCTGCCCCGGCACCGGATCGCCGCGCTGCTGCCGCTGATCCGCGCGTCGGCTTCCTGA
- a CDS encoding N-acetyltransferase family protein, which produces MTDARVRRVREEDVPAIVGLVEELAEYERARHECHLTAEQLHDALFRPSPALFGHVAEVDGRVVGTALWFLNFSTWRGTHGIYLEDLYVQPAHRGDGLGRALLQALARECVERGYARLEWWVLDWNAPAIGFYKSLGAIPMDEWTVFRLTDGPLTRLGQDG; this is translated from the coding sequence TTGACTGACGCCCGCGTCCGCCGCGTCCGCGAGGAGGACGTGCCCGCGATCGTCGGGCTGGTCGAGGAGCTGGCCGAGTACGAGCGCGCCCGGCACGAGTGCCACCTGACCGCCGAGCAGCTGCACGACGCCCTGTTCCGCCCCTCGCCCGCGCTGTTCGGCCACGTGGCCGAAGTGGACGGTCGGGTCGTCGGGACGGCCTTGTGGTTCCTCAACTTCTCCACCTGGCGCGGCACGCACGGCATCTACCTCGAAGACCTGTACGTCCAGCCGGCGCACCGCGGCGACGGCTTGGGCCGGGCGCTCCTCCAAGCCCTCGCGCGGGAGTGCGTCGAGCGCGGCTACGCCCGGCTGGAGTGGTGGGTGCTCGACTGGAACGCGCCGGCGATCGGCTTCTACAAGTCGCTCGGCGCGATCCCGATGGACGAGTGGACCGTGTTCCGGCTCACCGACGGCCCGCTCACCCGACTGGGGCAGGACGGCTGA
- a CDS encoding ABC transporter permease — MLLAHVYLSLAPLVVSVLLAIVLGLLCHRFRRVNATLIALSNVIYTVPSLALFAIIPAVIGTQVLDPLNVIIALTVYTTALLVRPVAEALAAVPAHITAAATAMGFRPLRRFLTVELPLSVPVLAAGVRVGSVSNISLVSVGALIGTGGLGTLFTDGFRQRYLAPIIIGIVLTLVLALVVDLLLVLLRNRLTPWARVGGKP; from the coding sequence ATGCTGCTCGCCCACGTCTACCTGTCGCTGGCGCCGCTGGTCGTCTCGGTGCTGCTGGCGATCGTGCTCGGCCTGCTGTGCCACCGGTTCCGGCGGGTCAACGCCACGCTGATCGCGCTGTCGAACGTCATCTACACGGTGCCGTCGCTGGCCCTGTTCGCGATCATCCCGGCGGTCATCGGCACCCAGGTGCTCGACCCGCTGAACGTGATCATCGCGCTGACCGTCTACACGACGGCGCTGCTGGTCCGGCCGGTCGCCGAGGCGCTGGCCGCGGTGCCCGCGCACATCACCGCCGCCGCCACCGCGATGGGCTTCCGGCCGCTGCGCCGGTTCCTGACCGTCGAGCTGCCGCTGTCCGTGCCGGTCCTCGCGGCGGGGGTGCGGGTCGGTTCGGTCAGCAACATCAGCCTGGTCAGCGTCGGCGCGCTGATCGGCACCGGCGGCCTCGGCACGCTGTTCACCGACGGGTTCCGCCAGCGCTACCTGGCGCCGATCATCATCGGCATCGTGCTGACCCTGGTGCTCGCGCTGGTGGTCGACCTGCTGCTGGTGCTGCTGCGCAACCGGTTGACGCCGTGGGCGAGGGTCGGTGGCAAGCCGTGA
- a CDS encoding EAL domain-containing protein, with amino-acid sequence MPKRVGRAPVVLDPARPQNGDVTPAGIGLPEAPTLLCDAKGVVMRVTPAAVELTKARSADDLVGRPLGELLLGAPDDLRLHRADGTLVAVRVVRTQVPGTGLHAVLLVDVSDLAQAAEDLRDEQRRLRTVQRVARIGSWEYDPDTGVTVWSESHYEMMGVRPGEVVPGAQAVLDVVHPDDHEMVASYWANRALDGNPIDIVYRIVLPDGQLRWIRGVAEAKVRSDGRTQFITGYIRDITDQQLSDRALETERARLLEAQRIARMGSWSFDVASGAVHRSEVLQELYAELGIDPTDDLLLGVHPDDRGALEDLLSRAEDGSTVEAEVRSDVGDRVYVCRARAEFEGGKVSRLHGTIQDVTEARALERQMRDDRRRLADAQKAAQLGVWEWNLQTGDVLWSDMMTDLFGVPHDEHTRYQTYLDLVHPEDRAWVDDLWQQLATEEVPIQLEHRIVRRDGRQRVFRCYGVVVKGSDGLPLAVGTAQDITEQRATETRMKRSSQRFADLVSLTPVGIGLFDEGERLVDANDALCDLLGMDLEQLRGMTAGQLTHPDDNGTAFPSIDEMSAPDAERTHKIPQRILVRRDGVQVYCELHIALSVQDDGRRFWLIVFQDITERRRTAEALRHQATHDELTGLPNRALVKELLGGLLESPDRSKVAVLFCDIDNFKRVNDSLGHDAGDELLVALARRLEGGLPEGCTAARLSGDEYVIICENIDHVGGVDALATKVAGLLRTAVPVHGQLVRVSASIGAAVPNGSRATGNDLLRFADAAMFEAKRAGAGRVSLASAALIASADRQVHLEGQLREALQNDGLALHFQPVVGVDGVVQTAEALVRWPHPDRGLLPPDVFLPVAEQGDLLRELDRWVLRTALKEASTWPEPGGRPVSVAVNLAGLVPGDPEFVDIVANAIAEAGIPWDRVVLELVETALVDLPSRVRQAMGALVERGVRFAVDDFGTGYSSLARLKDLPAQIIKVDRRFVSGVGNDPSDLAVAKAVVDMARAMDRKCVAEGVETATQFHVLRAMGVDTYQGWLFSRPVPPKEFRAVLALGPLHIPRAG; translated from the coding sequence GTGCCCAAGCGGGTTGGACGCGCTCCGGTGGTGCTCGACCCTGCGCGTCCGCAGAACGGCGACGTGACACCGGCCGGTATCGGGCTGCCCGAGGCGCCCACCCTGCTCTGCGACGCCAAGGGCGTCGTCATGCGGGTGACCCCGGCCGCGGTGGAGCTGACCAAGGCCCGCTCCGCCGACGACCTGGTCGGCCGGCCGCTCGGCGAGCTGCTGCTCGGCGCCCCGGACGACCTGCGGCTGCACCGGGCCGACGGCACGCTGGTGGCGGTCCGCGTGGTGCGCACCCAGGTGCCGGGCACCGGGCTGCACGCCGTGCTGCTGGTCGACGTCTCCGACCTGGCCCAGGCCGCCGAGGACCTGCGCGACGAGCAGCGGCGGCTGCGCACCGTGCAGCGGGTCGCGCGGATCGGCTCGTGGGAGTACGACCCGGACACCGGCGTCACGGTCTGGTCCGAGTCGCACTACGAGATGATGGGCGTGCGGCCCGGCGAGGTGGTGCCCGGCGCGCAGGCGGTGCTGGACGTCGTGCACCCCGACGACCACGAGATGGTCGCCAGCTACTGGGCCAACCGGGCGCTGGACGGCAACCCGATCGACATCGTCTACCGGATCGTCCTGCCGGACGGGCAGCTGCGCTGGATCCGCGGCGTGGCCGAGGCGAAGGTGCGGTCGGACGGCCGGACCCAGTTCATCACCGGCTACATCCGCGACATCACCGACCAGCAGCTCTCCGACCGCGCGCTGGAGACCGAGCGGGCCAGGCTGCTGGAGGCGCAGCGCATCGCGCGGATGGGCAGCTGGAGCTTCGACGTCGCGTCCGGCGCCGTGCACCGCAGCGAGGTGCTGCAGGAGCTCTACGCCGAGCTGGGCATCGACCCGACCGACGACCTGCTGCTCGGCGTGCACCCGGACGACCGGGGCGCGCTGGAGGACCTGCTCTCCCGCGCGGAGGACGGCAGCACGGTCGAGGCCGAGGTGCGCAGCGACGTCGGCGACCGCGTCTACGTGTGCCGGGCGCGGGCCGAGTTCGAGGGCGGCAAGGTCAGCAGGCTGCACGGCACCATCCAGGACGTCACCGAGGCCCGCGCGCTGGAACGGCAGATGCGCGACGACCGCCGCCGGCTCGCCGACGCGCAGAAGGCCGCGCAGCTCGGCGTCTGGGAGTGGAACCTGCAGACCGGCGACGTGCTGTGGTCGGACATGATGACCGACCTGTTCGGCGTGCCGCACGACGAGCACACCCGCTACCAGACCTACCTCGACCTGGTGCACCCCGAGGACCGCGCCTGGGTGGACGACCTGTGGCAGCAGCTCGCCACCGAGGAGGTGCCGATCCAGCTGGAGCACCGGATCGTGCGCCGCGACGGCAGGCAGCGCGTGTTCCGCTGCTACGGCGTGGTGGTCAAGGGCTCGGACGGCCTGCCGCTCGCGGTCGGCACCGCGCAGGACATCACCGAGCAGCGCGCCACCGAGACCCGGATGAAACGGTCCAGCCAGCGCTTCGCGGACCTGGTGTCGCTCACGCCGGTCGGCATCGGCCTGTTCGACGAGGGTGAGCGCCTGGTCGACGCGAACGACGCGCTGTGCGACCTGCTCGGCATGGACCTGGAGCAGCTGCGCGGGATGACCGCGGGCCAGCTCACCCACCCGGACGACAACGGCACGGCCTTCCCGTCCATCGACGAGATGTCCGCGCCGGACGCCGAGCGCACGCACAAGATCCCGCAGCGCATCCTGGTCCGCCGCGACGGCGTGCAGGTGTACTGCGAGCTGCACATCGCGCTGTCCGTGCAGGACGACGGCCGCCGGTTCTGGCTGATCGTGTTCCAGGACATCACCGAGCGCCGCCGCACGGCCGAGGCGCTGCGGCACCAGGCCACGCACGACGAGCTGACCGGGTTGCCGAACCGGGCGCTGGTCAAGGAGCTGCTGGGCGGGCTGCTGGAGTCGCCGGACCGGTCGAAGGTGGCCGTGCTGTTCTGCGACATCGACAACTTCAAGCGGGTCAACGACTCGCTCGGCCACGACGCGGGCGACGAGCTGCTGGTGGCGCTGGCGCGGCGGCTGGAGGGCGGGCTGCCCGAGGGCTGCACGGCGGCCAGGCTGTCCGGTGACGAGTACGTGATCATCTGCGAGAACATCGACCACGTCGGCGGCGTCGACGCGCTGGCCACGAAGGTGGCCGGGTTGCTGCGCACGGCGGTCCCGGTGCACGGGCAGCTGGTCCGGGTGTCGGCGTCGATCGGCGCGGCCGTGCCGAACGGGTCCCGCGCGACCGGCAACGACCTGCTGCGGTTCGCCGACGCGGCGATGTTCGAGGCCAAGCGGGCCGGCGCGGGCCGGGTGTCGCTGGCCAGCGCGGCGCTGATCGCGTCGGCCGACCGCCAGGTGCACCTGGAGGGCCAGCTGCGCGAGGCGTTGCAGAACGACGGGCTGGCGCTGCACTTCCAGCCGGTGGTCGGCGTGGACGGCGTGGTGCAGACCGCGGAGGCGCTGGTGCGGTGGCCGCACCCGGACCGCGGGCTGCTGCCGCCGGACGTCTTCCTGCCGGTGGCCGAGCAGGGCGACCTGCTGCGCGAGCTGGACCGGTGGGTGCTGCGGACCGCGTTGAAGGAAGCCTCGACGTGGCCGGAGCCGGGCGGGCGGCCGGTGTCGGTGGCGGTGAACCTGGCCGGCCTGGTGCCGGGCGACCCGGAGTTCGTGGACATCGTGGCGAACGCGATCGCCGAGGCCGGCATCCCGTGGGACCGGGTGGTGCTGGAGCTGGTCGAGACCGCGCTGGTCGACCTGCCGTCGCGGGTCCGGCAGGCGATGGGCGCGCTGGTGGAGCGGGGCGTCCGGTTCGCGGTGGACGACTTCGGCACCGGCTACTCGTCGCTGGCCAGGCTCAAGGACCTGCCCGCGCAGATCATCAAGGTCGACCGCCGGTTCGTCTCCGGTGTCGGCAACGACCCGTCGGACCTGGCCGTGGCCAAGGCGGTGGTCGACATGGCGCGGGCGATGGACCGCAAGTGCGTGGCCGAGGGCGTGGAGACGGCGACCCAGTTCCACGTGCTGCGCGCGATGGGCGTGGACACCTACCAGGGCTGGCTGTTCTCCCGGCCGGTGCCGCCCAAGGAGTTCCGCGCGGTGCTCGCTCTTGGCCCGTTGCACATCCCTCGCGCAGGGTGA
- a CDS encoding S26 family signal peptidase, whose translation MPLVRVVGPSMSPTLRTGDVVLVHFGKPPRPRDLVLVRWPARPGQLSVKRAVRSDGGGWHVEGDNPFASTDSRTLGAAEVVGVVRARLWPRPRLLRRRPAPGS comes from the coding sequence TTGCCGCTGGTTCGGGTGGTGGGGCCCTCGATGTCCCCCACCCTCAGGACGGGGGACGTGGTGCTGGTCCACTTCGGGAAACCGCCCCGCCCGCGCGATCTCGTGCTGGTCAGGTGGCCGGCGCGGCCGGGGCAGCTGTCGGTGAAGCGGGCGGTCCGGTCGGACGGCGGTGGTTGGCACGTGGAGGGTGACAACCCGTTCGCCTCCACCGACTCGCGCACGCTGGGAGCGGCGGAGGTGGTCGGGGTGGTCCGCGCCCGGCTCTGGCCGCGCCCCCGCCTGCTGCGCCGGCGGCCCGCACCCGGGAGCTGA